Part of the Candidatus Polarisedimenticolia bacterium genome is shown below.
ACGCCGTCGCCGTCCGCGTCCTCCTGGAGCTGATTGAAGGTGAACGGGCAGTTGTCGGCCGGCGCGTTCACGCCGTCGCCGTCCAGATTGTCGAACAGGCTCTCTCCCGACAGACCGTCGCGGTCCCCGTCGCACGACGGGTCGACGTAGTAGACGATGAACTGGCCGTCCGTCCCCGGATTGGTGAACACGTTGGTCGGGTTGTTGGTCGAAGTCGAGAAGGGGACGCTGCCGCGGAACAGGCCGGCCTGCCCCGGCACCGCCGGGAGCACGTAGCGCTTGGCGTTCGGGGTCAGGACCGAGAAACGAGCCGTCGTGAGCGGGATCGATTCGCTGTCGGTCACGATCATGACCTCAACACTCGCGATTCCCGGGGCCAGCTTGGTATCGACCACAGTGATCTCGACCGCCTCGTCGCATTCGTACAGGTCGGTGCGGTCGGCGGTGATGCTGGCGCACTGGCCGCCGGCAGGGGTCCCCGGCGTATTGAAACGGTAGCAGGCCGGCGTGTGCGCCGGCACGAACGAGCTTTCGTCCAGCGGATGGAACTCGTCCCACTCGAAGACGACGTCGTCCACGCCGAATCCATAATCGCCTGCGAGGTCGGTGCTCTCGATCGAATAGAAGCCGATGCCGATTTCCCAGCGGTTGCCGCCGGTCCTCCCGGGGCCGGTCCAGAAGAAGGAGTTCTCGGGAGCGGCCGTCCCGGCGACGTTCTCGGAGGCGAACCCACCCTCGTATCCGACCAGCGTCCAGTCGAAGTTGCGGACCGGACCGGCGACGGTGTTCGTCTCCAGCGTGCAGCCGCCGCCGGAGCCGCAGTCGGCATTCACCTGGCACGGACCGCCCGGGGTCGGGCCCCCCGTGCAGACGCCGGGGACCGCCGCCCCGGGGAACGGGAGCTTCAGGTAGTCAGGAGGCGCCTGCGGGATCGGCGACGCGCTGTCCGGGTTCGTGTTCTGGGTGTACCCGGTGAAACCACTTTCGCCGCCCCCGTCGAACGGCGTGCCGCCGTTCGAATCGACGAGCGGGCCGAAGGTCCGCTGATGAGGATCGGTGCTCGCAGGGTCGATCCCCTCGCCATTCAAGAAGTACTGGTCGCCGCCCGAGATGGAGATCACGTTGTACGACCAGCCGCCTGCACGGCGCGTGTAGTACGTGTCGAGCACCTGGCAGAGGAAGCAGTTGACCGTATCATCATCGACGTTGTTGTCGATGTTGATTCCGCCGCCGGAGTAGGCCGCGTTGATCACCTGGTCGTTCAGGTTGACCCCGAAACGCTGGAACTCGACTCCGTAGGCGAACCCGCGCGCGTCGTTCTGCTGGTGAACCTTGGCGATGATCGGCGAATGCAGGATGTCAAACACCAACTCGGCGCGGGCCTCGGTCGCGGAGTTGTTCGGGATCGCGAAGTTGTGGCACGCTGTCGCCCCCGGCGAATCCGCCACCCCGTCATCCGTGTGCCACATGCCGTACACGCCCCCCTGGCTCGTCTGGAAACCGCACAGCCCGGAGGTCTTGTACTCCCACATCGGATTGTCGGAGATGGCGTTTGCAGTGCTGCCCGGATGGCGGATCGGCACCCAGCCGCCGTCCGTGCTGTCGAATCTCCAGGGAACCTCGTCGCCGCTCGACGGCCCGGAGGCCGCGAGCAGGATGCCGCGGTCCAGCGTGCCGTTCGGGATGATGTCCGCCTCGGACGCGTCCAGGAGGCCGTTGTTGTTCAGGTCCTCGCCGAGGATGTTCGTGACCGTCGGCGTGCCGCCGATGGTCGTGCCGGGAACGAACATGGACGAAAAGGTCACGTCCTCGTCCGGAAGCACGAACAGTTTGAACGGGTCGACCGCGTCGGGCCGGTCGATGACCAGGTTGCGGTTCAGGTCGCGCAGCTCACGGCCCCCCGCTGGGAAGTCGGTCGAGTAGTGCCGGGTCTCCCGGTCGGCGTTGATGACGTGCGGGAAGGCGTACGACTGCCGGCCCAGGCGCTGGCCGGTACTGAGCGAGTCGAGGGTCAGGGTCATCGTGACCTGGCGGTTCGGAAAGGTCAGAGCGTTGGACGTCGCGGGGTCCACGAAGACGTGGAAGAAGACGCCGTTCGTGGCGCCGGCCGGGATGCGCCCGATATTACGGGGCGAATCGAGAACCCGGATGGCGGGCGCGCCGGGCCCCGAGGGGGTCAAAGTGGCGATCACGTCCGCATAGTCGTCGCCGCCGACCAGGCCGCGGCCGCGGTTGCTGAGGGCCACGCCGTACGTCACGACCTCCCCCGCGTCGAGGAATTCGTCGTTGTCGCAGCCGTTGCTGATCTGGTTCTGATCGCCGATCGCCTGGTTCCCCAGGATGGCGAAGAAGCCCGGGATGAAGTTCGGCGAGCAGTTCACCTGGCCGCCGGCGGACACGGGCGCCTGCCCGGGGGGAGCGTACGTGGCGTACACGAACATGCCGGTGTCCGCTTCCAGGATGCCGTTGTTCGGGACGGGAGCGGATCCGAGACGGACCGGAACGCCGGCAGAGTTCGTGACCCCCGTGGTCGCTCCGGTGGTGAAGGAGATGCCCCCTTCCGAGTCCACCGTCGCGCCGGCGGCGTTCCTGACGGAAAATGTTGTCGAGGCGGTTGAGCGTGCGGCTCCGGCGCCGTCGGTGGTGTCGTAGATCGACGCCACGGCCGAGTCGGAGCAGACGTAGCGGATCTTGTCGAGCGAGATGCTGCTGGCCGGGAACGACGATGGGCCGCGCGCCGGCACCGCCTCGGCCAGGACCACCGGCCCCGCCACGACGAGGGCGTACGTCTGGCCCCCCAGGTCCAGGAGCCCGTTGGCGTTCGTGTCCTCCCCTGCGTCCAGGCGACGGTTCGGAAGGAGCGGGCCGGCGCCGTCGGGATCCAAGTCCTCGTCCGGGCCGCCGATGGTGATCGAGCCGGGGGTCGAGCCCCCCGCTCCGCGCTTCACCGTCACCTGCCAGTTCCCCAGGTAGAGGGTCGAGTCGGCGAAGTTCCGGTCCGCGTTCGGATCGGAGTTGAGATGGAACCCCTCCTGCGGGTTGCGCCTGTCGTGAACTTCCGCGGCAGCAGCGGGGCGGGCCAGGGACCACTGGTCGGTCCACGGGGCGTTATGGCCGCCATTGTAGACGTTGCCGTCGTAGGCCAGGTTGTCTGCAGCGGATCCGGTCGGGCAGATGGTGACGCCGTCCGGGTGCAGATCGCCCGGGGCGAGACAGTTGTCCGGACCCGGCGAGGTCACGACCAGGTCGAGGTCGTTCACCAGCGGCCCGCCGCTCCCCGGCGCCGACGGGATGTCGGTCCAGGCCAGTCCGATGACCAGCTCGCTCCTCAGGATCGCCAGTCGCGACGACGTCACCGGGCCCGCTCCGACCACTGTCCGCGGACTGCCCACGCGGAAGGTGTGGGTCTTCGAGGTATTCACGTTGTCGATCGCCGGCTCGCCGGTGGCGATGTCGTCCCATATCAGAAGACCCCGGGCCGGATGCTCGGGGGTGGACGCGGCGTTCCCGCCGCCGTTCGGGCCGGTCACGAAGTTCTTCGACCAGTTGGCCAAAGGCAGGACGTGGCTCATGACCGCCCGGCCGTACCCCTGCTCGCTGTTCCCCATGACGCCGACGAACACTCCACCCGGCGAGCCGACGTTCATGCCGCGGGTGCGGCGGAGGTTGCGCTCGTTGACGTCCTGCCCCTGCGTTCCAATCAGTGTGCCGAACTTGGCCGAGGCCACCATGGCGGCCTTCACCAGGGCGCCCGAGACGTTCGGAACGCGGTTGGCCGCCTGCCGGTCGCCGGTCGGGTAGAAGCCCTGCGCGAAGTAGTCGCGGATGATCGCCCCGGCCCCCGTGACGTAGGCCGCCGCGTACGATGTCCCGAAGTTCCCTTCGTCGATCTGGGCGTCCACCGGGTCCACGTTGTTGTTGTCACGGCTGCGGAACGCGGAGATGGAGGCCGTCTCGAAGCTCGGCACCAGATCGGTCGCGGGGGCCGTGACGAGGGGGGCCATGCGCAGCGATTCCGGCGTCGCCGGGCCGCGCGATTCGAAGCCGACCGTGTTGTTCTCCTGGTCGTTCGTGCCGAACACCGTCACGGCGTCGGCCCGGGTGCCGCCGACGGAGACCAGGTTCTTCGCGGTCGAAGGGGGCTGCGTCTGGATCGGCCGCGGGAAGTTCGGGTCGTCGTCGGCCTTGGTCCCGTTGAACAGGTCGGGGATGACGACCAGCATCAGGCCCACTCGGTTCGTGCCGGCCAGACCGCCGTTGTTGCCGACCGGGGCGAACACCATGAAGTCGCGGTTGTTGTACAGGAACTTGTCGATGTCCGCCGCCTGCTGCGGATAGGTCCCGTTGCTCGCCAGGAACTGAACCGTCGAGAAGTTGTCCGGGGCGCCGAACGGCATGACCGCCAGGTGCGCTTCTATACCGCCGCCCACGATGCCGGCGCAGAGGCCCGTGCCGCCGCTGCGCGGGCAGATCAGCTCTTCCAGGCGGGCGCTGAGAGGACCGGGGTCGACGTTCCCCCCCTTCTCGATCAGGGAGTTGATGGTGCAGAG
Proteins encoded:
- a CDS encoding thrombospondin type 3 repeat-containing protein, translated to MRHPADGSPRHAYLRAIALVVPIGALAVVGMSLLAAPSDVDEEEAFIAKLMEMDAKKMAGVQLPPATLRPAGFAVFGEDFKTPRRVHGDPGGLLRTNIADIDLKDTEAALRGLPADLRFADNEVTRLGARGHLAQGLNYLMLRPEAIAAKGLDAVLDGIRGDVESIVDYRANSTLLAYVEAAQIGRVRQNPDVAFFYAMQPADKIDLQAGRRPLINRERALDPTFLLEVAMVSGSGAAAKDRLAKIPGVVDVVDYGLDGSSYLVRADHKALGRIARIPEVLHVQESLELMQLNSRVPVMVQAGSAEDPHFIRPFDDAGVDGGGLDTNGDGQRVNDGTDMVPPQLVGVIDNGISADTPSFSQTATQVFDLTHAFPSTNHRKIHSIIAVRDNGDDCDGVIDGAGSHGNIVASAIAAWPSGVGVFATRSGIGGGGQPRNANLDGVAKGARIIVSDVANRTLCTINSLIEKGGNVDPGPLSARLEELICPRSGGTGLCAGIVGGGIEAHLAVMPFGAPDNFSTVQFLASNGTYPQQAADIDKFLYNNRDFMVFAPVGNNGGLAGTNRVGLMLVVIPDLFNGTKADDDPNFPRPIQTQPPSTAKNLVSVGGTRADAVTVFGTNDQENNTVGFESRGPATPESLRMAPLVTAPATDLVPSFETASISAFRSRDNNNVDPVDAQIDEGNFGTSYAAAYVTGAGAIIRDYFAQGFYPTGDRQAANRVPNVSGALVKAAMVASAKFGTLIGTQGQDVNERNLRRTRGMNVGSPGGVFVGVMGNSEQGYGRAVMSHVLPLANWSKNFVTGPNGGGNAASTPEHPARGLLIWDDIATGEPAIDNVNTSKTHTFRVGSPRTVVGAGPVTSSRLAILRSELVIGLAWTDIPSAPGSGGPLVNDLDLVVTSPGPDNCLAPGDLHPDGVTICPTGSAADNLAYDGNVYNGGHNAPWTDQWSLARPAAAAEVHDRRNPQEGFHLNSDPNADRNFADSTLYLGNWQVTVKRGAGGSTPGSITIGGPDEDLDPDGAGPLLPNRRLDAGEDTNANGLLDLGGQTYALVVAGPVVLAEAVPARGPSSFPASSISLDKIRYVCSDSAVASIYDTTDGAGAARSTASTTFSVRNAAGATVDSEGGISFTTGATTGVTNSAGVPVRLGSAPVPNNGILEADTGMFVYATYAPPGQAPVSAGGQVNCSPNFIPGFFAILGNQAIGDQNQISNGCDNDEFLDAGEVVTYGVALSNRGRGLVGGDDYADVIATLTPSGPGAPAIRVLDSPRNIGRIPAGATNGVFFHVFVDPATSNALTFPNRQVTMTLTLDSLSTGQRLGRQSYAFPHVINADRETRHYSTDFPAGGRELRDLNRNLVIDRPDAVDPFKLFVLPDEDVTFSSMFVPGTTIGGTPTVTNILGEDLNNNGLLDASEADIIPNGTLDRGILLAASGPSSGDEVPWRFDSTDGGWVPIRHPGSTANAISDNPMWEYKTSGLCGFQTSQGGVYGMWHTDDGVADSPGATACHNFAIPNNSATEARAELVFDILHSPIIAKVHQQNDARGFAYGVEFQRFGVNLNDQVINAAYSGGGINIDNNVDDDTVNCFLCQVLDTYYTRRAGGWSYNVISISGGDQYFLNGEGIDPASTDPHQRTFGPLVDSNGGTPFDGGGESGFTGYTQNTNPDSASPIPQAPPDYLKLPFPGAAVPGVCTGGPTPGGPCQVNADCGSGGGCTLETNTVAGPVRNFDWTLVGYEGGFASENVAGTAAPENSFFWTGPGRTGGNRWEIGIGFYSIESTDLAGDYGFGVDDVVFEWDEFHPLDESSFVPAHTPACYRFNTPGTPAGGQCASITADRTDLYECDEAVEITVVDTKLAPGIASVEVMIVTDSESIPLTTARFSVLTPNAKRYVLPAVPGQAGLFRGSVPFSTSTNNPTNVFTNPGTDGQFIVYYVDPSCDGDRDGLSGESLFDNLDGDGVNAPADNCPFTFNQLQEDADGDGVGDPCDNCVAIANVTQVDSDQDGTGDACEMDDLDGDGVANQADNCPDVYNLPTFSTYTYGQQGRCIYTPPAPITPCLTSVECTGGTGGVCDLTRGFACSSTTLDTDHDGLADGSDNCVLATNADQQDSDGDGIGDACDGDCADAAVIGICSNDPSIACSSAPGTSDPACPAGGVCQSAVRHGVSESCSNANDDADVDGVRDVLDNCPGIRNPPTVPGPIVQRDSDRDGLGDACDPAGSMDDDDNGIPDDLVTFQGSIQCWRVPLARYSFFGADYLDIDGDHDIFPDTGETGRVTVRIQNTGPALTDARFSLVSSDPAVACILQPTLSLSTFAAGAVVTLGSLDPLQPGFTFKASDTLQTTSALQPATIDLCLSVVANESLGTTAPVCFTLVADLDFPAGPQVFVAGPDGVAGTTDDGTIFETFDADRDGDGLFTVNDTFRRTDGGTGVIEHGAYLRGSADGSEMGTFAGIACGGFRTPAQGNVGCILDPDYPMDWHLHCPPGATNCPNAESGACVGGCFYQTPANGQKALSVPNSLHMGAHFDLTGFEKGDTTHFRTLQAFVSAPINLAMFPRPGDLELSMFHIARLMAPPNLGPPSTMCLDCADVQIQIDTDPDPAVDAWGAWDKLVPFQGNYDYLMGAWSQYAPIGRYCRFTPTDTGSEPPAPRGVHETMCYPQGAWANCGTTYGTTPSTTGKFNGCATSGVVDPSGVGVWVQTKFNLAGVLGQRIRVRWIGSTWMFDDTAESYYEMGLPWATTDSDDGWWLDNIKFTGAIEAQHSLLPDLAPPPGTTCLAECNPAPEDRGTTVVAQVTNLAGVPFDGLSTIAVAGQPIRVSAAASTLPGGCPLGLPEFQFFRDGVLVQDWSAKFFFLDAPERQVSYRVLMRCSSDHDCTSQTGASFDLPVYSGDGAEVTLGVKAVVGLVDASLGLLYDRAAGATTLNWSGPLQAADVYRGAIGGGLSRGQLIAGGRTFWQLAGAGCLLSDSSGTAAPGGGWNGTSGPLGQAGDPDPAAGFATFYLVAPQRPALPS